In a genomic window of Ralstonia insidiosa:
- a CDS encoding (2Fe-2S)-binding protein translates to MVTLNINGKPVEADADPSTPLLWALRDNLGLTGTKFGCGVASCGACTVHLNGQPTRSCVLPISAVAGQQITTSEHIADDKVGKAVLDAWIKHDVAQCGYCQSGQMMSAVGLLRSKKKPTDADIDSAMAGNLCRCATYQRIRAAIHDAAKSLA, encoded by the coding sequence ATGGTCACGTTGAACATCAACGGCAAACCGGTGGAAGCTGATGCCGATCCGTCGACGCCGCTGCTTTGGGCGCTGCGCGACAACCTCGGCCTGACCGGCACGAAATTCGGTTGCGGCGTTGCGTCGTGCGGTGCGTGCACGGTGCACCTGAACGGCCAGCCCACGCGTAGTTGTGTGCTGCCGATCTCCGCGGTGGCGGGTCAGCAGATCACCACGTCTGAACACATTGCCGATGACAAGGTCGGCAAGGCTGTGCTCGACGCTTGGATCAAGCACGACGTTGCGCAATGCGGCTACTGCCAGAGCGGCCAGATGATGAGCGCGGTGGGTCTGCTGCGCAGCAAGAAGAAGCCGACCGATGCCGACATCGATAGCGCGATGGCTGGCAACCTGTGCCGCTGTGCGACGTACCAGCGTATCCGCGCGGCGATTCATGACGCCGCGAAGTCGCTGGCCTGA